GATATGGCTATGGCCAGGTACAGGGAAGAAGAAAGGGtgaaagaataaagaaaaaaaagggtaaggaaacttattttatatagggcaaaacaacaacaataactgTACCCAATCTCTgaacagagaaaaaaaaaatacgtgAAGAAGTAGAAAGAGAATGAGGGAGAGCCAGGTGTTTTTTGCCATTGGTTGCACAGATTCTGTGTTGTTTTTTGTCCATTCACGTAATTTTCACTTAAAAAAGATAAGATAAGATCACTTAACAAGAACCTGacatacttttaaaatattgaCTTTTTCAACACTcaatatactccgtattactCTATATAATTCTTTACTTTCGCCTTTTGCTTTATCACTTCTGTTTCCCATGTAAGTTTTTACTCTCATCTATGATCTctctctcttatcttttatctcCTCTAACAAAACAAGACCACCTTCTGACCGGAGTTTATTGCCGTCATCGGAGTTTTAGGATAATGGCAATGGTCTAGGCACGGGGCTAGGCATGGCCCGGTAAACACTGCCACTAAGCTTTAGGCATGGGATAGGCATGGAGCTTTTAGGCAAACAGTGCCGCTGAGGCATGGGAGAGGGATTGAGTTTTTGAACTTTGTAAGAGGTTATATTTGACCAAAAAGTGACTAAAAAAAGTAAGGAAGGAAGTAACTGCTCAATGCCGTCTCCTACGGGTTTGAGCCCCAATAACTCGACGGTGTattggggaggttaagatgtaagcagaccttacctctacctaagtagagaggctgcctCCAGTTTTtatctaaatggtagaaaagactcTCCAtcctttgcatgagatgaggatcgaactcatgacctctgtctccagaggcaagggtgtttaccattgatccaaccatgctgctttatTTGACCAAAAAGTGACTGTTTggacttaaataaataaaaaaaaaaggttcctTGTAGTGAAGCTTTTTTGTTGCAGGTGGAGAAGACGAccaatatatatagttgtagaCCAAATTTCCatgaaccttttttttgttCAGTTTTCAATTCACCCCTTGTGTTTAaactaatttttgttttacCCCTTTAACTATTATTTGTCATTTAATCGGGaaagtttttaatatttgtgaaaaaaaaaaatcttcgtTGCcatttttattaagtatttgTACCGctaattttttattaagtattatgtaatttttttatatcggttttatgttttttatttattaagtattatgttttttttggttaaatgtTTTCTTTTACGATTTTTATGTAATTTCCTTTTTCGGTTTTATGTAATTCTAATTTTAAATGAAtgaattatgttttattatttacttgtttaaattaaatatattatgaattaaaaattaaaagattaaattaTTTAAGGTATGGGGAGCAGGGGAGGCATTGTTGCCATGGGTTAAGCATAATTAGGCATGACTTAGACATGAAATGATGTGAAGGTATATTATTGGTGGATTGCTAGGCATGACTATGCATGATTGACATCCTCCTTACAACCTTGCTCCTACCAGGTCTGCCAACCTCACCCTCTCCCCTCCCTTCCCTCTATATATTTTCTCACTCTTTATCTACCACCATCTCCACCGACCTGACCAATTTTCAGCCTTTGACCACCATTGACCGCCGTTGACCATCGTCCACAGAATCATCTCCTCCACCCACCATTTATACAACCTTGCTTCCACCTTATTTTCTCCcttgttttattatgttttgcccaaaaaagggaaaaaaaaaagttccatAATAAAACCACTAACTCCACCGAAATTTGGAAGACGGTCAAAAGACTCAAAACCACCGAAAATCtcgaaaacaaaatcaaaaccgaATTTAGGTCCAACCACCGAAAACCGGTATACTATACCACCGAAATCAAATTCCCTGTTATATCTCGGTTAATTCTAGGTGAAGACGTCCATTTTACGCCCCCCACGTATAATATAACTCGGCCTTTTTTGGAAAAGATTATATTCCAAGTTAAGTTTCACTTAAAGATGAGATTTCTGTTGTATTAATCATTTAACTGATTAGCGTTGATAAGTTTTCTCAACGCATGTTAACCATGTTCTTCAATTCCGggcttattttgtttaaatggaaataataaaaaatgagtTTCTAAAACTAATGCGGCCAAGCAATACATCAAAACCACAAATATTTCATCCATATCATACGATCGAGTATATAGTTTTTGTTCAGCTGTTTCTATCTATATATGATGCATATACAatatatgtgattttttttttttggctattTACCCTCTACTATTTGCCTATTTGGTGTACTTGGGATTTTTTGTTTTGGTAAGCGTTGTGTGGTTAGTTTGCTACGCAACCCTTAATTACTATGTTTTCATGCTAAAGGATATTTATTCTTGATATTAGTTtggatgatgtttttaaggctAGTTTGTGATTGAAAGTACTGCTGGTTTAGTGCTAATGGGTTAATTTTTGttggttttaattaattttttttttattatcaagtAGTTGATATCCGGCCATCTTCCTAAAAATGCGAGACCTGAAAACCCTGAAGGTTGAGTTTCATCATCCAACAAAAGCTGAAGTAAGTGGCTGACTTATATCTTTCagttatattgttttatttaattttcgacttttttcatatatatttttgacattGGCTGGCTAGGTACTCGTGCATACCATTAGTCTGCCAAAAGAAAGCACAGTGGGGGATCTGATTAACAACCTCAAGACAAAGGTATCTTTGCTTGCCTCTAATTAATTaaccattaatatatatatatatatatatatattgtttctcATTGCTAAAGCCGAGAGGTGGGCAATACCGGGCGTAGTTCATGGTTGAGTaatattttgaaatatataattatgtgcTGGTCGAATTTTGTAGCATTGGGTCGATTCATTTTTTACAGTGTTCATAAATAGTTGAATAATGTACGTGCTATACTGCTACCATGGTTACCAAAACCAATTCATTTTTAACCCAAGTTTTGTTAATGTACGTGTTTGATCAGTTGATCAATTTCTTTCCACAATTTTTTCTATTAagcccatttgacccgttaaagTAAAATATGATCAAAATTCACCAACTCATAAGTAAATGAGTTGAAGTTGCCACCTCTACCTATTCTTTGTAACGACAAAATTTATGTGTTCAACTCACATGTCTAGTTTCAGACCTTATTTTGCAGCCCtctaaagcatatatatatatatctcttgaaaaattattttaagaatttttttttttgcgagaacctttgagaacttttcaaatcaagctcaaccgatgattgttctttacatggaAATTgttttttcattgttttttgaacaacttatgtgtaattttaaagtttataattgtgtggaggcatggattatcatccgtaatacaattatgtggagatttggattcttgatcacatgtgcacgaatattgctatgatcacatgtatgcaagtcggtcacatgtaatcataacaatattcgtgcacatgtaatcaagaattcaaatctccacataattgtataacggatgataatccatgcctccacacaattataactaaacttcaaaattacacataagttattcaaaaaacaatcaaaaaacaactttcatgtaaagaataatcatcggttgagcttgatttgaaaagttctcaaatgttctcgcaaaaaaaaagggttctcaaaataacttttcactatatatatatatatatggtaacactccggtgagaacacttttaaaataagaacggtaagaacacttaaaaacatcattttgatgcatcaaaagtccataaaactaacatagtgcttaactaattatcattattaattaagtgtttaacaacacattgatcatAAAACTAACAccgttgttaaacacttaaataatgataattagttgtgcactatgtcagttttatggacttttaatgcatcaaaatgatgattttaaggtgtttacaccgttcttattttaaaactgttcttatttgattgccctatatatatatatagggagagAGAGGTTGTCCGACACCAAACCTTAGGTTTgtaacccctcacatactaatattttattatttattgtttaatgaataaatgtctgggcccccatgatttttatggtttaaaaaatcaatatgtgagtgtctgacatctaagcttaggtacctaacagccttatattttcatcccccatatatatatatatatgaagaggttcaaatgagaaccatgtaaattggaagaaccatgagaaccttttaattataacttggtGAACAAATTCATGCACATATGAACATATTAACTTATAACTAATATTGCCTATGTTCATATATGCATGATTCTCAATGAAccttacctatatatatatatatatatatatcattttctatACTGACTGGTCAATGTATCACGGCACAGGTTGAGTTGTCGAATCAAGATGCAGAGCTTCGATTGGTTGAGGTTTTTTATCACAAGATTTACAAGGTATTGAACATATATGCATTtgcatatttttttcattttttggcATTTTCCATGGGGTATGTACATGTGTACGAAACGCAGAACCTTATGTCATGCGATTATTAGAGTCAACTCTACCGGCCTTCTCGTCAATATAACCTGAAAACATTTGCCCTTGTAAACTTTGTTGTCCATAAGTTGACCTCTTATTTCTAACTCATCTAGTATTATTTAACTATCATTCCTATTAATAATTCtagtattattatcattatatgcAGATTTTTCCTCTCGACGAAAAAATTGAGCACCTTATGGATCAGTACTGGACATTGCGTGCTGAGGAGGTATGCTCGATCTAAATATATTACTTGAGGTCGGAAAATCACTGGATTGTGGGTGGGTTGTGTAACGGCTAAAGTTTGCTCTTGTTATAATGACTGATTATACGGTGAGTCAGcattggatggtttgggttggGCGAACAAGTTTTTGCCCATTCGTTTCAGTTTTGTATCTAGTTTAGGTAACCACGTACATAGTTACAAAAACTATTTTACTAAACTATCATATAAGACGGTTTAGAACATTTCAAGCTTTGAAGACATGTTAGATGACTTTTGACCAACGCACACTTCTCATTATAgctaattttaaaagttaaacccGTTATGATCCGTCACACATAAATACAACTCGAATTGACCCATTCCCATAGGCTGTAACTGCCACTTCTAGTTTGCCCTGGGCACATTTACCATccatatatcatttttcttttctgcAAATTAAGGTCTTGAAAATTGAACCTAACTGCTTTTTTACAGATTCCAGAGGAGGAAAAGAAGCTGGGTCCCCAGGATCGTTTGATTCATGTATATCATTTTACAGAAGATGCTAATGGTGTATGTATTTATGTCTTTAATTAGTAGATATTTATTCATGTGCTTTTAGCTGTAATTTCATGGATGCAATATTGACATCTATACAACTTTGTACTAACAGCAACTTCTGAATTTTGGGGAACCATTTTTTTTGGTCATTCGAGAAGGTGAAACACTAGCTGAAATTAAAGCACGCATACAGAAGAAATTACAAGTTCCTGATGAGGAATTCTCCAAGGTATTTTTCTTCCGTCTGCCACTATATTAATTTTCCTCTTGAAGCATATTACTCGTACCATATTTGTGGATGCCTTTTACTCCGTTATCTTACTTTAAAACCATTATGTATCAGTGGAAGTTTGCATTTGTATCTTTGGGCCGGCCTACATACCTTCAGGATTCTGATGTTGTCTCCACCCGTTTTCAGGTTAACATTGATAGCTTTTCATCtctatagatattatatatgtatgtatgtatgtatgagtGTATTAACTAGATCTAGTGGGTATCTTTTGGCTTCAGGGACGAGACATTTATGGTGCTTGGGAACACTACTTGGGGTTGGAGCACTCCGAAAATACACACAAACGTTCATATGCTCCAAGTCaggtatattattattattatgacatTGTGCTTTGAATCCTGAAACAAAAAGTTCATATATTTTTAGCAAGATATAATTTTAGCCCATACTTCCTAAAAAGGGTAAATGActaaatgggtgggaaccctctggTCTTATGTACCGTCTTGGTACTCAAGGCACACACTGCATATAACTCATGCCCGGTAAGTCATTATTctcacacatggatcacaagatatagtttctctACTTGTCTTTGGCAAATTTTGATCGAACATATGACTTCTAGCCTTCATCTGTGGTCCCATGTGGTCACATGATGGCGGTACCACTAGGGCTTCACTCCATTGCTTGTCCATACTAATGAGATTAAATTAGTTAAAAAGGTCTACCGGGGACAAATATGGATTAATGACTAAAGACTATGATTGTTTACGCAATTAATATACAAATGAGGTTTCCGTATATAGAAAAGTAGAACGGTTTTTGTAATGGAAATAGAAATCTCAAATTCGTAATTCTGTTTTAGCAGTTGACGTGAAACTGAATATTATATCAACCAATACAGAATGTTTTATCCAACATTATAAAACTGATCATCACGAGTGTCGAACTAATCTGATGACCAGTTCCAAAACACAAACCCATACACCACCAAAATTTTTACAACATTTAAAAGTGATTAAACAATAATATTGGTTTTTGTAGAATGGAAACACATCCAAGAAGCTAGAAGCATAACATCAGCAAAGGTTGTACCAGTTTGTTTACCATCTTTTAAAAGATGCGCAAGGACATTCTGGGAAATTAATGTTAGATGAATGAAGGCGACATAGCACCAACCGAAACCTAATCTTAGTGACGGTTGCGTTTATGTGGAATAGTGCTGCTTGTTTTCTCTTTTAATTCGCTATTATGTTGTTTAAAAGAATTTGTGTGGAACGCTTGTTTTCTCTTTTAATTGGCTATTATGTTGTTTAAAAAACCAGAAACCGTTGTAGTGTTGTTAAATCCCTTTTCTGACAATGGCGATGGCAATGGACTTTTCTTTTTAACTGTTTGCTGTCGGAGCTTATATCAAGTATTAGGTTTTAGTCCCTTGATTCATCTCATTGGAATATGCCCAAATTAAGACCATCCGTCTTGACATGGGTTTTTCCCCTTTCACGCCGAACCATAAGGGGAAACGCTTGGAGGGTGATGGTGAAAGCAGATGTGAACGCCCAAATTAGTGACCGGGTTAGTGTTGGGGATGGCAAGGTGAAAGCATTTCTTTATTGAGCAGTATtggttttctttctttctttctatatttcttttttttttttcgttgagAAAGGTTGAAGGTAAAATATTCAACGTTAGTGGCGAGAATTGACGTTGCAACTTTATAACTAAATTCGGTGTAAACGGGAGGAGATGGTTTAATGTTTGAATCTATTGCTCATGTTTACATTGGCATGTACCACAAGTGACATTATATTTCGTGACAATGTTTTTAGAAACAAATTGAAAGTGTCGTTTTAATGACACGTTTTAAAAgcttttagttttttactttttaatgaCATTATTTCGtaacaatatttttattaagagtatttttttttcttaaaacaatATCTCCACTTTTTTCGTATGCAGATGAAATGTTTTGATTATTAGTGACACCTTTATAAcgtctaaaaatattttattatttttagttacactttaataatacgagtaacatTTCTATTGTCTCTGAGCGGCGAGGCATCCTCTTGGAATGATGCAATTGGGCTATTCAGTCTGGGCTTCGACTGGTTGGGGCTATCTGATATGGGCCATCTCCAGTGGAGTTACGCGTATATGAGATTTTTGTGGGCgtattcaaaaatataaaaaaagggaaaattatacttttggtccctgaacttgacacatttttcacttttagtcactaaactttaaaaattgcaaattatacactgatGCCAAATATATGTTATGAAGGAACCTTAATGTTAAACTAGTATCAAGCTTGGCAAGGGGATTCTTAGAAGAATTTACCATCACAGTAAATgcttgatttatatattttcccTTATACGTAATCGCAAATCTTGGATCTTTAATTTGTTTCAAGCTCATTTAAGATTCAGATTTTTCCTAACAGGTAGTCACAGCTTAGAGAGTTCTTTTGGGTATACGCCTAATCTGGTTAACAATGGAGACAAATACTTCAAGAAATGATTAGTTTAAATGGTTCTAATTATCAGTTATGGAAATTAAGGATGGAAGATCTTCTTTATGTTAATGGAGTTCATGAGCCAGTTTTTTGTAGTGAAAAGCCTGCAGGCAAGACAAATGAAGCATGGAACTCATTACACCGTCAGGTTTGTGGGTATATTCGACAATGGGTTGATGACAATGTAATTAATCTTGTTATTGGTGAAGTAAATGCCCGTACACTATGGAGTAAGCTTGAACAACTATATGCCCGAAAGACAAGTAATAGTATATTGTCCTTGATCAAACAACTGATGGATCTGAAGTACCATGATGGTACAGCAATGTCGGGTCACTTGAATATTTTTGAAGGAATCATTAAGCAACTTTCTGAAGTTGGTATTACATTTGATGATGAGGTTCAAGGTTTATGGCTTCTTAGTACTTTACCAGATCCGTGGAAAACTATTTCATTATCAAAATCAGTACCAGATGATGACGGTGTTATTTCTATGAAGTTGGCTAAATACGCTGTTCTAAATGAGGAGATGAAAAGAAAGTCACAAGCATCCACTGCACACTCAGAGTCATATATGACTATAAAGGTTACCTACTTACCACTTCCCGTTACCATTTAATAGATAGAACTTTATATGtcattttgttaaatttttctAACTAGGTTGCTCGTGATAAAGACTTTCATTACCAGATagggaaaaatatattttttgatttagtgGATCAGGATAGCATTCCTATTTTCTGTGTCCAGAACGAAACCACTTTTACTTCTTTCAAGGTATGTCTGGTTACTTGCTAACCTTTATTATTCCATGTAATTATATCTTACATATTGACATGATTCTCACTTTAGTAATATTCAAATACTGTCTATCAGGAGCTAGTAGCCAAAGTATGTGGTATACCAATGGAGTGGTTTCTGGCTTTGGGCAAAGCGCGAAAATCATACTTACCGCCCACATCGTCCATTGACTGCTCTAGAAGAAGCTAAATATGTATGTACCACTCATATCTCTTTTTCTTACAGCATATGATTAGGAATGGACTTTGTGCTAAATAATGTGTTAAACGAGTGCTTAAAGTGGAAAATTTGGATGGACATAAGTAGCCACAAAGCATGGAAGATGAACACACTTATTTGCACCTTGGAtatcaagttttcaaaacacTTGATGTAACGTTATCTACAGGTCTTAGTCTTAGTAATGACATGGCATACTCGTCTATAGCTAATGCTGACCTTGTTGAGTTTTGTCATTTTGACCTGGAAACAGCCCAAAGTTAGTCTTTTTGGAAAGGCACCAGTCCAAAGTTAGTTTGGAGTATCTTTTTATGTAATCTGCTCTTTAAACAGAGATCCCTCTCTGCTTTACCCGTTTACCCAAGGC
The Erigeron canadensis isolate Cc75 chromosome 2, C_canadensis_v1, whole genome shotgun sequence DNA segment above includes these coding regions:
- the LOC122589647 gene encoding ubiquitin C-terminal hydrolase 13-like, translated to MRDLKTLKVEFHHPTKAEVLVHTISLPKESTVGDLINNLKTKVELSNQDAELRLVEVFYHKIYKIFPLDEKIEHLMDQYWTLRAEEIPEEEKKLGPQDRLIHVYHFTEDANGQLLNFGEPFFLVIREGETLAEIKARIQKKLQVPDEEFSKWKFAFVSLGRPTYLQDSDVVSTRFQGRDIYGAWEHYLGLEHSENTHKRSYAPSQNGNTSKKLEA